In a single window of the Drosophila miranda strain MSH22 chromosome XL, D.miranda_PacBio2.1, whole genome shotgun sequence genome:
- the LOC108157033 gene encoding neurogenic protein mastermind isoform X1, with translation MSTLGGSRGERNAKPKFTALDINRMYKNSRGESSEPSAQKNQVPRKHGMQILGKVPSARRPPANLPSLKAETNTSSSNNNFLVSVEAGSGSAGGSNNSHNNTTAHSGGGGAGAAGNGGGGATGGGGASTTPGVGGGSQQLQQQQQQHHHHHNNNVSTSNAGNKFGSSNSSTSNSNNNVSSGGGNNSASSGHSHTHSGGGGGGGPANSNKNYKLINNSAGGPGGSGGGGSAAGGGHSLNSPKSWSAITTGHERGQHFGRQPQHHSQQQQQVVPHYQSPQFQYEFPTLDGTVGSGGSGGGGSSGAGSGLGGAQSGKGHYQNQAHHSSSIQQNHHHSHHSHHHQQQHQHQHQHQQQHQQSSHHRDYHQGQGQGRQYGGGSHHSHRDYRDGNDDVGGGAGGMDLGEMSLRPQNDTATWLQQQEKAAKSAAAAAAAAAANSDLAMGQQGQGHHLIAGNGGGGTPGGGGGGGGSGNGGAVPLPILSLMPSFMRSGAPMPTSAVVAGGLGMGVGGSMATTVASILAGGSESGLPTHYQNGILGGRAASPAVGGFRAASAIPKRPAASASPPQGMGTATPPQQQQAQQQANGGGRKEKDYVVEPEVAQMQRPIIREEDLERLNAIAKDDSWTKQDDIDYTKKLTFSDDESPPEDHLHGGGSGKQQQHQQQGHSQTQASTAASSVLAGKMAPSSVSSWQRGKDSSERESLPEGCMDQQQQQQQQSQQQQQDMRQQNGHRGSSGNVGAPVAGGIALDASVYERVKQRKEEEERREMERKQAAAKKLQELEMKMNSKKAAAAALAGEGPASSSGSVSSNEAQSLSAPLGNVSEDEGGGQHRRPRGSISSLGSGVSPVTTGGGGGGVSGSGSPAGGEYGQKGVFLTHFQSNLPPRFQRQQQQQQQAQQQQQQPRLEKSASASSAFDSNSRYLQKGGVGSASGGGAAAGTVASGGGGRGGYAQRGASGGGGGGAAGGGYGRNRHDSSSAREEQDALTIEQQQQRFTRGQQEYRSQVQSLPRSISENSHRKTSVSSSTGGEECAILSLGSCSSWAEQTDAEQKVHHRHRDESFSSTHSHDSSVQIKILQRPARQPSLSEEAMAPGAVGGQQQKQLLPASPSLHKPAPAEIMPTQILRRSVEPLDKSDDKSEEKPDGDGDKAKYQQQQAASGSKQQQDEDKAHPSAAAGKRPSARGGGGGGGSVGGRGGGTRSYAASAGGGGAQAASVGSGSYRGGNRSGSDWGSRSSGAAGRRYYGSGGEQSEHSEDVDEDCYSSGGGGGGGGGGGTGAARRRPEDPAGQPSANKAGFSPRGEPSRRGRGGLSSGGGAVSAPGYRRPVAAGSGTGSAGNAGGAGRAYGRLGYEEYGKRSSDSEADLADKSKHMAKDEKEACGAVGEEKDCKTATSAPSHSHSHSQHTALVKEEAQKDSPARIPPGLAATAAGGAPTALTSGVATGGVPSSLGCSADLLEKKKAGGDPSSVSVIGGPCGSSEKVIKLAAIGEKSPLVAVSLGVGPGSAPGTVPGGQGATLLIDGAPVNTIIFENSTYKQQQVQQQQVQQQQVQQQQQQAVAAAVVIKPNSQLSGDSTVDSLSSALSQMSFGGKSATGAGEEAQDMKLGFTFGDDPSPLKVDTMDKASASQQHQHHQQQQQQQAAQQQQQQQQQNNSTADLNMKIASVKKVWESATPMSDGPSPSQVQVQQQQQALPLGQQQQQAMAQQQQQQQQQSLVQQQPLQVQQQQQVQQQQVQQQQQVQQQQQQQAVQQQQSVLQPQGGDDGSSHMSAASFVAAAVAASQQHQQQMPHYAVSAVHMQSHHHQQQQAQHHQHHALSSPGPVPGVHGYGGHGSPFDGGSLDQQFQQEDYPSPQQQQQQHQKAKQQKYLGMSPPPSQQQQHSQQQHSQHQQHQQQQQQPFYQASPQFGVGGIPTIPSPPAVVFNSSQMPPPPPPSQGGNLYAPFHSLDHSSRSPAYSAAAAAHSFPGHYAAAAAAAAAAGGPFNVNAYAMQTAHGGNMPQTAATPDMYSNLSSQFRLGGGPGGPTVGPFGQPNSQQLSNPNAAVAIISSNSNSMMSSGAAKPPQSSQQPIGAIGSKSAGSGGGPGPYATTQQYMNLYPGPPPQHPGQGGPPPGAHQLQSNSYYSNSAPGGPSGPQFYGGPPPQGNGGAQSYGLATAAGMYGGHQGGPPGSNGPPGGPQSQHTMGNFNTQFMNSPLLTASINQYRGGPTPGAAYLKSSQGQGHMQDSMGRQLKSPLSADMSLGLAKQVQSQPSPPHHKNYGAWDLQNQVLQQQQQQQQQQQQQQQQQQQQQQQQQQQQQSQQQQQRQQQGGNGGNGPNMNALGGRGSGAVGSGSGNGGGGSQVVGGNGSGGGNGGGNGVGSVGQSSGNQGRYPTPIQRPNNYPQQHPQQQQQQQQQQQRDQAAAAAQRAQNMRQVTGGNGGVAAPTSAGGNGNAPVGPPGGNGGGGGNGGPGGAVGGGSTGSAVGSAAAQLSKPYYANNAAGSGGGANRGEWHAN, from the exons ATGAGTACACTGGGGGGAAGTAGGGGAGAGCGAAATGCCAAGCCCAAATTCACAGCGTTGGATATAAATCGCATGTACAAGAATAGTCGT GGTGAATCAAGTGAACCATCAGCACAGAAGAATCAAGTGCCTCGTAAACATGGTATGCAAATCTTGGGAAAAGTGCCGTCCGCTAGGCGACCACCAGCCAATCTGCCATCCCTGAAGGCCGAgaccaacaccagcagcagcaacaataatTTCCTAGTCTCAGTCGAAG CAGGATCAGGCTCAGCAGGAGGATCTAATAATAGCCACAACAACACCACTGCCCAcagcggaggaggaggagcaggcgCTGCCGGTAACGGCGGTGGAGGAGCAACAGGAGGCGGTGGAGCCTCAACAACACCTGGCGTAGGAGGAGGTTCAcagcaactgcagcagcaacagcagcagcatcaccaccaccacaacaacaacgtCTCAACGAGCAACGCCGGCAATAAATTCGGCAGCAGCAATAGTAGCActagcaacagcaacaataacgTCTCCTCCGGGGGCGGCAACAACAGTGCCTCCTCTGGACATAGCCACACTcacagcggcggcggcggtggcggtggcccCGCTAATAGCAACAAAAACTACAAGCTCATCAATAACTCGGCAGGCGGACCGGGGGgcagcggaggaggaggatcaGCAGCCGGCGGTGGCCATTCGCTCAACTCACCCAAGTCATGGTCTGCCATAACCACAGGACACGAGAGGGGCCAGCACTTTGGTCGCCAGCCCCAGCATcattcgcagcagcagcagcaggtggTGCCCCACTACCAGAGTCCGCAATTCCAATACGAGTTCCCCACACTGGACGGCACAGTTGGCAGCGGCGGAAGCGGTGGCGGCGGATCGAGCGGTGCCGGTTCCGGATTGGGGGGAGCGCAGTCGGGCAAGGGACACTACCAGAACCAGGCGCATCACTCGAGCTCAATCCAGCAGAACCATCATCACTCGCATCACTCTCaccatcatcagcagcagcaccagcaccagcaccagcaccagcagcagcatcaacagTCGTCGCACCATCGGGACTACCACCAGGGCCAGGGACAGGGACGTCAGTATGGCGGGGGATCTCACCACTCGCATCGCGACTACAGAGATGGCAACGACGACGTCGGCGGTGGCGCTGGTGGCATGGATCTGGGCGAGATGAGCCTGCGACCACAGAACGATACGGCCACCtggctgcagcagcaggagaaggCGGCCAAGAGTGCTGCGGCTGccgcagcggcggcggcggccaaCTCGGACCTGGCGATGGGCCAACAGGGCCAGGGCCACCATCTGATCGCCGGCAACGGCGGCGGCGGTACACCTGGCGGCgggggtggcggcggcggATCAGGGAACGGAGGAGCCGTTCCCCTGCCCATACTTTCACTTATGCCCTCGTTCATGCGCAGCGGTGCCCCAATGCCCACATCGGCGGTGGTTGCCGGCGGCCTGGGCATGGGTGTCGGCGGATCCATGGCCACCACGGTGGCCTCCATTCTTGCGGGCGGCTCCGAATCGGGTCTGCCCACCCACTACCAGAACGGCATCCTTGGGGGACGGGCCGCTTCCCCGGCCGTTGGCGGTTTTCGTGCCGCCAGCGCTATACCGAAGCGTCCTGCGGCCTCTGCCTCGCCCCCACAGGGCATGGGCACTGCGACGCCaccccaacagcagcaggcgcaGCAGCAGGCGAACGGTGGCGGACGCAAGGAGAAGGACTATGTGGTGGAGCCGGAAGTGGCCCAAATGCAGCGCCCCATTATCCGCGAGGAGGATCTGGAGCGCTTGAATGCGATAGCCAAGGACGACAGCTGGACAAAGCAGGATGATATTGATTATACCAAGAAGTTGACATTCTCGGACGACGAATCCCCCCCAGAGGATCATCTCCATGGCGGCGGCTCTggcaaacagcagcagcaccagcagcagggccATTCCCAGACGCAAGCCTCCACAGCTGCCTCCTCAGTATTGGCTGGCAAGATGGCACCCTCCTCCGTATCCAGCTGGCAGCGTGGCAAGGATAGCAGCGAGCGCGAGTCCCTTCCAGAAGGGTGCatggaccagcagcagcagcagcagcaacaatcgcagcagcagcagcaagacaTGCGCCAACAGAACGGACATCGTGGCAGTTCTGGTAATGTTGGGGCACCAGTGGCCGGTGGCATTGCCCTGGACGCCAGTGTCTATGAGCGAGTAAAGCAGCGcaaggaagaggaggagcGTCGCGAAATGGAGCGGAAACAGGCGGCGGCCAAAAAGCTGCAGGAGCTCGAAATGAAAATGAACAGCAAGaaggcagcagcggcggctCTGGCCGGCGAGGGACCCGCCTCGTCCTCGGGCTCTGTCTCCTCGAATGAAGCGCAATCCCTTTCCGCACCGCTGGGCAATGTCAGTGAGGATGAGGGCGGAGGCCAGCATCGTCGCCCACGCGGCAGCATCTCCAGCCTGGGCAGCGGTGTGAGTCCCGTGACAactggcggtggcggcggcggcgtgtCAGGTTCTGGCTCGCCAGCTGGCGGTGAATACGGCCAGAAGGGCGTGTTCCTTACCCACTTTCAATCGAATTTACCACCACGTTTCCAgcgccagcagcaacaacaacagcaggcccagcagcagcagcagcagccacgcTTGGAGAAGAGCGCCTCGGCCAGCAGTGCTTTCGATAGCAATTCGCGCTACCTGCAGAAGGGTGGCGTGGGATCGGCCAGCGGAGGAGGAGCGGCCGCTGGTACCGTGGCAAGCGGTGGAGGGGGACGTGGGGGCTACGCTCAACGCGGTGCCTccggtggaggaggaggaggagccgcTGGTGGGGGCTACGGACGCAATCGTCACGACAGCTCCAGTGCCCGAGAGGAGCAGGATGCACTGACCatcgagcagcagcagcagcggttcACCCGGGGACAGCAGGAGTACAGGAGTCAGGTGCAGTCATTGCCGCGGAGCATTTCGGAGAATTCGCATCGCAAAACCAGCGTCTCGTCGTCGACCGGCGGCGAGGAGTGCGCCATCCTGAGCCTGGGCTCGTGCTCCTCCTGGGCCGAGCAGACCGATGCCGAGCAGAAGGTGCACCACAGGCATCGCGACGAGAGCTTCTCCTCCACCCACAGCCACGACTCGTCCGTGCAGATTAAGATCCTGCAGCGTCCGGCCCGTCAGCCCAGCCTCAGCGAAGAGGCCATGGCCCCTGGTGCCGTTGGcggccagcagcagaagcaactGCTGCCTGCCTCTCCATCGCTGCACAAGCCCGCACCTGCAGAGATCATGCCCACGCAGATCCTGCGCCGCAGCGTGGAGCCGCTGGACAAGTCCGATGACAAGTCAGAGGAGAAGcccgatggcgatggcgacaAGGCCAagtatcagcagcagcaggcggcgtctggcagcaagcagcagcaagaTGAGGACAAGGCGCATCCCAGCGCCGCCGCCGGCAAGCGCCCCAGTgccagaggaggaggaggtggcgGCGGATCTGTTGGAGGTCGAGGCGGCGGTACACGCAGCTATGCGGCCAGCGCTGGAGGAGGCGGAGCACAAGCAGCATCGGTCGGAAGTGGCAGCTATCGTGGCGGAAATAGGAGCGGCAGCGACTGGggcagccgcagcagcggtgcagctGGCAGACGCTACTACGGCAGCGGCGGCGAGCAATCGGAGCACTCGGAGGATGTGGATGAAGACTGCTACAGCAGTGGAggtggcggaggaggaggaggtggaggtggtACTGGCGCAGCACGTCGACGTCCGGAGGATCCAGCGGGACAGCCGTCGGCCAACAAGGCCGGCTTCTCGCCACGGGGAGAGCCCTCACGACGTGGACGCGGTGGACTTAGCAGCGGTGGTGGTGCCGTCTCAGCGCCTGGGTATCGCCGTCCGGTAGCCGCAGGATCCGGCACCGGATCGGCCGGCAATGCCGGAGGTGCTGGGCGCGCGTACGGACGACTCGGCTACGAGGAGTACGGCAAGCGCAGCTCAGATTCGGAGGCGGATCTGGCGGACAAGAGCAAGCACATGGCCAAGGACGAGAAGGAGGCCTGCGGAGCCGTAGGCGAGGAGAAGGACTGCAAGACTGCCACTTCAGCCCccagccacagtcacagccacagccagcacACTGCCCTGGTCAAGGAGGAGGCGCAAAAGGATTCGCCAGCGCGCATACCTCCCGGACTGGCTGCCACCGCGGCAGGAGGAGCGCCCACGGCCCTGACCAGCGGCGTCGCGACAGGCGGCGTCCCCTCATCGCTGGGCTGCTCAGCCGATCTGCTCGAAAAGAAAAAGGCCGGCGGCGACCCCTCATCCGTCTCTGTCATCGGCGGTCCGTGCGGCAGCAGCGAGAAGGTCATCAAGCTGGCAGCCATCGGCGAGAAATCGCCACTGGTGGCCGTCAGCCTGGGAGTGGGTCCCGGTTCTGCTCCGGGTACAGTGCCCGGTGGCCAGGGAGCTACGCTCCTGATCGACGGTGCCCCCGTCAACACGATCATCTTTGAGAACTCAAcgtacaagcagcagcaggtgcagcagcagcaggtgcagcagcagcaggtgcagcagcagcagcagcaggcggttgCAGCGGCTGTGGTCATTAAGCCCAACAGCCAGCTCTCGGGAGACTCCACGGTGGACAGCCTTTCCAGTGCCTTGTCCCAGATGAGCTTCGGCGGCAAGTCCGCCACGGGAGCCGGCGAGGAGGCGCAGGACATGAAGCTAGGCTTCACCTTCGGAGATGATCCCTCGCCCCTTAAGGTGGATACCATGGACAAGGCCTCCGCCAgccagcagcatcagcaccaccagcagcaacaacagcagcaggcggcacaacagcagcagcagcagcagcagcaaaataATTCAACGGCCGATCTCAATATGAAGATAGCCAGCGTGAAAAAGGTGTGGGAGTCGGCCACACCGATGTCGGACGGGCCATCGCCCTCGCAGGTGCAggtgcaacagcaacagcaggccCTGCCCTtaggccagcagcagcagcaggccatggcccagcagcagcaacagcagcagcagcagtcgctCGTCCAGCAACAGCCGCTACAggtccagcagcagcagcaggtgcaacagcagcaggtccagcagcagcagcaggtccagcagcagcaacagcagcaggcggtgcagcagcaacaatctGTGCTGCAGCCCCAGGGGGGCGACGATGGCAGCAGCCACATGAGTGCCGCCTCGTTTGTGGCCGCGGCGGTGGCTGCCtcccagcagcaccagcagcagatgCCCCATTATGCGGTCTCAGCGGTGCACATGCAgagccaccaccaccagcagcagcaggcccaGCACCATCAGCACCATGCGCTGTCCTCGCCGGGGCCCGTTCCCGGTGTGCATGGCTATGGGGGTCATGGATCGCCCTTCGATGGCGGCTCCTTGGACCAGCAGTTCCAGCAGGAGGACTATCCCAGtccccagcaacagcagcagcagcatcagaagGCCAAGCAGCAGAAGTACCTGGGCATGTCTCCGCCCCCcagccaacagcagcagcactccCAGCAGCAACACtcgcagcatcagcagcaccagcagcaacagcagcaaccgTTCTACCAGGCGTCGCCGCAGTTCGGTGTCGGCGGCATTCCAACGATTCCCAGCCCGCCGGCCGTGGTGTTCAATTCGTCGCAgatgccaccgccgccgccaccgtcGCAGGGCGGCAATCTGTATGCTCCATTCCATTCGCTCGATCATTCGAGCCGCTCGCCCGCCTATTCGGCGGCAGCGGCCGCACACAGCTTCCCGGGCCACTAtgcggcagcagcggcggcggcggcggcagccgGTGGCCCCTTCAACGTCAATGCGTACGCCATGCAGACGGCCCATGGCGGCAACATGCCCCAGACGGCGGCCACACCCGACATGTACTCCAATCTGTCGTCGCAGTTCCGTCTGGGCGGCGGACCCGGCGGCCCAACGGTCGGCCCCTTCGGTCAGCCCAACTCGCAGCAGCTGAGCAATCCGAACGCCGCGGTGGCCATCATCTCATCTAACAGCAACTCCATGATGTCCTCGGGAGCAGCCAAGCCGCCTCAATCCAGCCAGCAGCCCATCGGGGCCATAGGCTCCAAGTCGGCGGGCAGCGGCGGTGGCCCCGGCCCCTATGCCACCACCCAGCAGTATATGAATCTTTATCCCGGCCCTCCGCCCCAGCATCCGGGCCAGGGCGGACCCCCGCCGGGCGCCCATCAGCTCCAGTCCAACAGCTACTACTCGAATTCGGCGCCAGGCGGTCCCAGTGGCCCCCAGTTCTATGGTGGACCCCCGCCGCAGGGCAACGGAGGTGCGCAGAGCTACGGCCTGGCCACAGCCGCCGGCATGTACGGGGGCCATCAGGGCGGACCACCCGGCTCCAATGGGCCGCCAGGCGGTCCCCAGTCACAGCACACGATGGGCAATTTCAACACGCAGTTCATGAACTCCCCCTTGCTGACGGCCAGTATCAATCAGTACCGAGGAGGACCCACGCCTGGAGCGGCCTACCTGAAGAGCAGCCAGGGACAGGGCCATATGCAGGACTCG ATGGGCCGACAGTTGAAGAGTCCACTCAGCGCTGACATGAGTCTCGGCCTGGCCAAACAGGTCCAGTCGCAGCCAAGTCCACCGCACCACAAGAACTACGGCGCT TGGGATCTGCAAAACCaggtgctgcagcagcagcagcaacagcagcaacaacaacagcagcagcagcagcaacaacaacaacaacaacaacagcagcagcagcagcaacaatctcagcagcaacagcagcgccagcAGCAGGGCGGTAATGGCGGCAACGGACCCAACATGAACGCCCTGGGCGGACGTGGCAGCGGTGCCgtgggcagtggcagcggaAACGGTGGCGGTGGCTCTCAGGTGGTTGGCGGCAACGGCAGTGGAGGTGGCAATGGTGGTGGAAACGGTGTTGGCAGCGTTGGACAGAGTAGTGGCAACCAAGGTCGGTACCCCACGCCCATTCAGCGACCCAACAACTATCCGCAACAGCAtccccaacagcagcagcaacagcagcaacagcagcagcgggatcaggcggcagcagcagcgcagcgCGCCCAAAACATGCGGCAGGTGACCGGCGGCAATGGAGGAGTGGCAGCGCCAACCAGTGCCggtggcaatggcaatgccCCAGTTGGACCGCCGGGCGGTaacggcggtggcggtggcaatGGGGGACCAGGAGGAGCGGTGGGCGGCGGCTCAACCGGCTCCGCGGTCGGCTCGGCGGCGGCGCAGCTGAGCAAACCCTATTATGCCAACAATGCGGCCGGCTCCGGCGGTGGGGCCAATCGCGGGGAGTGGCACGCCAACTGA